One Bacteroidia bacterium DNA window includes the following coding sequences:
- the murD gene encoding UDP-N-acetylmuramoyl-L-alanine--D-glutamate ligase yields the protein MSAKPYIVILGAGESGCGAALLAQKQGYEVFVSDKGSIKEKYKTFLNHHQIPFEENQHSEDKILNASEIIKSPGIPEKAPLIKKLREQKTSIIDEIEFALRYTNAKIIGITGTNGKTTTTLLTYHILEKAGYSVGLAGNVGKSLALQVALENYEYYVVELSSFQLDGMINSRIHIGILTNITPDHLDRYEYKLENYVNSKFRILQNQTETDAFIYCADDEITAKALQSIQLKAQAYPISIKTKVEQGAYLENNQIIIKTPNSTFNMFIEELALQGKHNTYNSMAAGVTGKLVDIRNENVRQSMSDMESVEHRMEPVAKVFGIQFINDSKATNVNSTWYALESMQTPTIWIAGGQDKGNDYNELRDLVKAKVKAIVCLGKDNSKIIEAFKDLVPNIVETDNADDAVRYSYKLGTKGDTVLLSPACASFDLFENYEDRGKQFKRAVRAL from the coding sequence ATGTCGGCTAAACCATATATCGTAATTCTAGGCGCCGGTGAAAGCGGTTGTGGGGCTGCATTGCTTGCTCAAAAGCAGGGTTATGAAGTTTTCGTTTCGGACAAAGGTTCCATAAAGGAGAAGTACAAAACCTTCCTTAACCATCACCAAATTCCATTTGAAGAAAACCAACATTCGGAAGATAAAATCCTAAACGCCTCCGAAATAATCAAATCTCCCGGAATCCCTGAAAAAGCTCCCCTGATAAAAAAATTACGGGAACAGAAAACAAGCATCATTGACGAAATCGAATTTGCTCTTCGGTATACGAATGCCAAAATTATTGGGATTACCGGCACCAACGGAAAAACAACCACTACCCTACTTACTTACCATATTTTGGAAAAAGCAGGTTACTCGGTAGGTTTAGCCGGAAATGTTGGTAAAAGTCTTGCATTGCAAGTGGCGCTCGAAAACTACGAATACTACGTTGTGGAACTAAGCAGCTTCCAATTGGATGGCATGATTAATAGCAGAATTCACATTGGCATTCTCACCAATATAACTCCAGATCATTTAGACCGCTACGAATACAAACTGGAGAACTATGTGAACTCCAAATTCAGAATTCTACAAAATCAAACCGAAACCGATGCATTTATTTATTGTGCCGACGATGAAATAACTGCAAAGGCTCTTCAATCCATACAACTAAAAGCACAAGCTTATCCGATTTCCATTAAAACCAAAGTGGAACAAGGAGCTTACCTCGAAAACAATCAAATCATCATAAAAACCCCAAACTCAACTTTTAACATGTTTATAGAAGAATTAGCACTACAAGGAAAACACAACACCTACAATTCAATGGCCGCAGGTGTAACAGGAAAATTGGTCGACATCCGCAATGAAAACGTTCGCCAAAGCATGAGCGATATGGAAAGCGTTGAACATCGAATGGAACCGGTTGCAAAAGTATTTGGCATTCAGTTCATTAACGATAGCAAAGCGACCAATGTAAACAGCACCTGGTATGCATTGGAAAGCATGCAAACCCCTACTATTTGGATAGCCGGCGGACAAGACAAGGGAAATGATTACAATGAATTACGCGACTTGGTAAAAGCCAAAGTAAAAGCTATTGTATGCCTTGGAAAGGACAATTCCAAAATCATTGAAGCATTTAAAGACCTGGTACCCAACATAGTGGAAACGGATAATGCCGATGATGCTGTCCGTTACTCCTACAAATTGGGTACAAAAGGCGATACAGTTCTCCTTTCTCCAGCTTGCGCCAGTTTTGACTTGTTTGAAAATTACGAAGACCGCGGAAAGCAATTCAAAAGAGCCGTTAGAGCACTTTAA
- a CDS encoding glycosyltransferase codes for MPIRRIKQRFDLAREQKASLESIKKDLAKIRAKFPYLVLTPKPTGMNYRGIFNATLGLFGEACLEIPQYYSNSLLSDKQNLDWIMLLAELEFEQVIASGTHPYFMDILHEYKHVSAKPTGAIFHGALTELADDHHKLASFNKFSNLVSEGVIDKIGFVKKGLAETFAGLKNVRCYPLYLKTKLPSETLPTKPSREYPIIAVPGVSNFNKNIHNQVAAALLVKNSKVFVWGNEQDFKIWNAGDRIVYQNHSGHADFLKVLSQCDATMYLSFSESWGQIITESLALGIPCLCSDTNPILDTNPALKEFLTISANDNPFLISQRLEQVLEKGEAWKTEMKNQVVFLNQLAEEKKEAFIQDLNSSNFHILPPSKTTATGKLNPFK; via the coding sequence ATGCCAATACGACGAATTAAGCAGCGTTTTGATCTTGCCCGGGAGCAGAAAGCCTCCTTGGAAAGCATTAAAAAGGATTTGGCAAAAATCAGGGCTAAATTTCCCTACCTTGTTCTTACGCCCAAGCCCACCGGTATGAATTACAGAGGAATATTCAATGCAACTTTAGGTTTATTTGGAGAAGCTTGTTTGGAGATACCTCAATATTATTCCAATTCATTGCTATCGGATAAACAAAATCTGGATTGGATAATGCTTTTGGCAGAACTAGAATTTGAACAAGTGATCGCTAGCGGAACACATCCTTATTTTATGGATATTCTGCATGAGTATAAACATGTTAGCGCCAAACCAACCGGCGCTATTTTCCATGGTGCTTTAACAGAATTAGCCGATGACCATCACAAACTTGCCTCCTTCAATAAGTTCTCCAATTTGGTATCGGAAGGGGTTATTGATAAAATTGGATTTGTAAAAAAAGGATTGGCAGAAACCTTTGCCGGCTTAAAAAACGTTCGATGTTATCCACTTTACCTTAAAACCAAACTTCCGTCGGAAACCTTACCAACCAAACCAAGCAGGGAATACCCAATTATTGCGGTACCCGGGGTGAGCAATTTCAATAAAAACATTCACAACCAGGTTGCAGCAGCATTATTGGTTAAAAATTCCAAGGTATTTGTTTGGGGAAATGAACAAGATTTTAAAATCTGGAATGCCGGTGACCGAATTGTTTACCAAAACCACAGCGGGCATGCGGATTTTTTAAAAGTACTTTCCCAATGCGATGCAACCATGTACCTTTCCTTTAGTGAAAGTTGGGGGCAAATAATCACCGAAAGTCTTGCTTTAGGTATTCCTTGTCTTTGTTCGGATACCAATCCTATTTTGGATACTAACCCGGCCTTGAAGGAATTTCTTACCATTTCGGCCAACGATAATCCTTTCCTGATCAGCCAACGATTGGAGCAAGTTTTGGAGAAAGGCGAAGCATGGAAAACAGAGATGAAAAATCAGGTAGTATTTTTAAATCAATTGGCCGAAGAAAAGAAAGAAGCATTTATTCAAGATTTAAATTCAAGCAACTTCCATATACTTCCTCCTTCCAAGACAACGGCGACGGGGAAACTAAATCCATTTAAATAA
- the yidC gene encoding membrane protein insertase YidC: MDRNSIIGLVLIMAIFIGFSIYNQPSKEEIEAAKRKQDSIALVEKQKETLAKKAAETVAKTSPSPKDSVLPDSVLVKQYGAFGANLMGKEEIYTLENDLMKLNISSKGGRVKSVVLKEYDDENKKPLVLFSGDENKFGLSFFENNKVVNTGDLFFKPNSKPILVQGNDSSSFAIRLEVAPEKYLEYVYTLKGSEYLVGFKINFVGLNNVIEQRSNTLDLEWLVNQPQLEKSLKNERAASTVYWQFEDEETDYINEGKSEKQTIPNKLNWIAFKQQFFSSGFLAPKAISGPINVETKMDENSAYVKTISATFPIPYNHKPSESYAASFYFGPNHYETLSKYNMQKLVPLGWGILGWINRVVIWIFYGLEKLNLSYGIIILLLTIIVKLVLFPLNYKSYLSGARMRVLKPEIEELNKKFEGKDPLEKQQAQMALYRKAGVNPLGGCLPMLLQLPITLAVFRFFPAAIELRHESFLWATDLSSYDSIWDFGYVPIINSIYGDHVSLFAILMAITTVLYSMVNMQMQPSGDDMMAKQMKIMMYVMPVIFLGVMNSQSSGLAYYYTLGNLLTFGQQYAFRFLVDEKAIRAKIEENKKKPATKSNFQKRLEDMAKQRGYNLPKNK; the protein is encoded by the coding sequence ATGGATAGAAATTCAATCATAGGACTGGTTTTAATTATGGCCATTTTTATTGGCTTTTCCATATATAACCAGCCTTCCAAAGAAGAAATAGAAGCAGCAAAACGAAAGCAAGATTCTATTGCTTTGGTAGAAAAGCAAAAAGAAACCCTTGCTAAAAAAGCTGCTGAAACCGTTGCTAAAACATCTCCTTCTCCCAAGGACTCTGTTTTGCCCGACTCTGTTTTAGTAAAACAATATGGCGCATTTGGGGCCAACCTAATGGGCAAGGAAGAAATTTATACCTTGGAGAATGATTTAATGAAGCTTAATATTAGCTCCAAAGGTGGACGAGTTAAATCGGTGGTTTTAAAGGAGTATGATGATGAAAATAAAAAGCCCTTAGTTTTATTTAGTGGTGATGAAAACAAATTCGGATTAAGCTTTTTTGAAAACAACAAAGTAGTTAATACCGGCGATTTGTTTTTTAAGCCAAATTCCAAACCCATTTTAGTGCAGGGAAATGATTCCTCTTCGTTCGCTATTCGGTTGGAGGTTGCTCCTGAAAAGTATCTGGAATACGTGTATACCCTGAAAGGTTCAGAATATTTGGTTGGATTTAAAATAAACTTTGTTGGATTAAACAATGTTATTGAGCAGCGTAGCAATACCCTGGATTTAGAATGGCTTGTTAACCAACCTCAATTGGAAAAAAGCCTGAAAAATGAGCGTGCTGCCAGTACGGTTTATTGGCAATTTGAGGACGAAGAAACAGACTATATCAATGAAGGTAAATCTGAAAAGCAAACCATACCAAACAAGTTGAATTGGATTGCATTCAAACAACAGTTTTTTAGTTCCGGATTTCTAGCCCCAAAAGCCATTTCAGGTCCTATTAATGTAGAAACCAAGATGGATGAAAATTCGGCCTATGTAAAAACCATTTCAGCTACTTTCCCAATTCCATACAATCATAAACCTTCTGAATCCTATGCTGCTTCCTTTTATTTTGGACCCAACCATTACGAAACCCTTTCCAAATACAACATGCAAAAGCTGGTGCCTTTGGGTTGGGGTATCTTAGGTTGGATAAATCGGGTAGTAATTTGGATTTTTTATGGTTTGGAGAAGTTGAACCTTTCTTATGGAATAATCATTCTTTTATTGACCATCATTGTTAAATTGGTTTTGTTTCCACTTAACTATAAATCCTATTTAAGTGGTGCCCGAATGAGGGTTTTGAAACCTGAAATTGAGGAGCTTAATAAAAAATTTGAGGGCAAGGATCCATTAGAAAAACAACAAGCACAAATGGCTTTGTACCGCAAGGCAGGCGTAAATCCACTGGGTGGATGTTTGCCCATGTTGTTGCAGTTACCTATTACACTTGCAGTGTTTAGGTTTTTCCCCGCTGCCATTGAGTTGCGTCACGAATCATTTCTCTGGGCCACCGATCTGTCAAGTTACGACAGTATTTGGGACTTTGGCTATGTTCCAATTATTAACTCCATTTATGGCGATCACGTAAGTCTGTTTGCAATTTTAATGGCTATTACCACAGTTTTATATTCTATGGTAAATATGCAAATGCAACCCAGTGGAGACGATATGATGGCTAAACAAATGAAGATAATGATGTATGTGATGCCGGTTATTTTCCTTGGGGTAATGAATAGTCAATCCAGTGGTTTGGCATATTACTATACCTTGGGTAACTTATTGACCTTTGGACAACAATATGCATTTCGCTTTTTGGTGGATGAAAAAGCCATTCGGGCAAAAATTGAGGAGAACAAAAAGAAGCCTGCCACAAAATCAAATTTTCAGAAAAGATTAGAGGATATGGCCAAACAACGTGGTTATAACCTTCCCAAAAACAAATAA
- a CDS encoding SDR family NAD(P)-dependent oxidoreductase — protein MKTILITGATSGIGFETAKNLAGQGHSIAIVGRDKARTEAVVSTLNQVNPKGNHLAFVANLSSQKQVRALAEQIKSKLTALDVLVNNAGTYFTEQTFSEEKIELTWATNHLAYMLLTYELLPLLKAAPKARIVNVASHSHYKGKIHFDDISLSKSWNGYKAYEQSKLGNVLFTMELSERLKNSGITVNALHPGVVKTDIASKNGAWYAKLFWGLVKNIVAIPVEKGAATSIYLASSAEVEGISGQYFDKCKQKWQSRFSQTPGLKEQCWEFSCRQLGIPVNW, from the coding sequence ATGAAAACCATACTCATTACCGGAGCAACTTCAGGAATAGGATTTGAAACGGCAAAAAACTTAGCGGGACAGGGCCATTCCATTGCTATTGTTGGCAGGGACAAGGCAAGAACCGAAGCTGTTGTATCCACCTTAAACCAGGTAAACCCCAAGGGGAACCACCTGGCATTTGTAGCCAACTTAAGTTCTCAGAAACAAGTTAGAGCCTTGGCAGAACAAATAAAATCCAAGCTCACTGCTTTAGACGTTCTGGTAAACAATGCAGGAACCTATTTTACCGAACAAACCTTCTCCGAAGAAAAGATTGAACTAACCTGGGCTACCAACCATTTAGCCTACATGCTGCTTACTTATGAATTATTACCCCTTTTAAAGGCGGCACCCAAGGCTAGAATTGTGAATGTCGCATCCCACTCCCATTACAAAGGCAAAATACATTTTGATGATATTTCCCTTTCAAAAAGCTGGAATGGTTACAAAGCCTATGAACAAAGCAAATTAGGCAATGTATTGTTTACCATGGAGTTATCGGAGCGATTGAAAAACAGCGGTATTACGGTTAATGCTTTACATCCGGGAGTAGTAAAAACAGACATTGCTTCCAAAAATGGGGCTTGGTATGCCAAGTTGTTTTGGGGACTTGTAAAAAACATTGTTGCCATTCCGGTTGAAAAGGGAGCAGCAACCTCTATTTATTTGGCGAGTTCGGCAGAAGTAGAAGGAATAAGCGGACAATATTTTGATAAATGTAAACAAAAATGGCAAAGTAGGTTTTCGCAAACTCCGGGCTTAAAAGAGCAATGCTGGGAATTTAGTTGCAGGCAGTTGGGAATTCCGGTGAATTGGTAA
- the mraY gene encoding phospho-N-acetylmuramoyl-pentapeptide-transferase, translating to MLYYLFDFLDKAYDLPGAGVFKYISFRAALALLSSLLITMIWGKDLIRFLRVKQIGETVRDLGLEGQMKKQGTPTMGGLIILTSILIPTLLFAKLGNVYIILMIASTIWLGLIGFMDDYIKVFKKDKEGLPGRLKIVGQVGIGLIVGITLYFNKHVVIKEKLVHGSESITTQEISGNQNQTAFFKESVYAKENTKSLKTTIPFFKNNEFDYADLITWISEDLRDYAWLIFIPIVIFIVTAVSNGANITDGLDGLATGTSAIIGATLGILAYVSGNTVFADYLNIMYLPSTGELVVFMSAFVGACVGFLWYNSFPAYVFMGDTGSLALGGIIAVFAIAIRKELLIPILCGIFLVENLSVMMQVSYFKYTKKKYGEGRRIFKMSPLHHHYQKLGYHESKIVSRFWIVGVMLAVLTIVTLKLR from the coding sequence ATGCTTTACTACTTATTCGATTTCCTCGACAAAGCGTATGACCTCCCTGGTGCCGGTGTGTTTAAATACATCTCTTTCAGGGCTGCATTGGCTCTATTAAGCTCCTTGCTTATTACCATGATTTGGGGTAAAGATCTTATCCGATTCCTACGGGTTAAACAAATTGGGGAAACAGTCAGAGACCTCGGACTTGAAGGCCAAATGAAAAAACAAGGAACTCCAACCATGGGAGGCCTCATTATCCTAACTTCTATCCTAATCCCAACCCTGCTATTTGCCAAACTTGGCAATGTCTACATCATTCTAATGATAGCCTCTACCATTTGGCTTGGCTTAATCGGTTTCATGGATGATTATATCAAGGTTTTCAAAAAAGATAAAGAAGGTTTACCCGGACGACTAAAAATCGTAGGACAAGTAGGTATCGGATTAATTGTTGGAATTACATTGTATTTCAACAAACATGTAGTAATAAAAGAGAAACTGGTACATGGTTCAGAATCCATCACTACACAGGAAATCAGTGGCAACCAAAATCAAACAGCCTTTTTCAAAGAATCGGTTTATGCCAAAGAAAATACAAAATCCTTAAAAACTACGATTCCATTCTTCAAAAACAACGAATTCGACTATGCCGATTTAATTACCTGGATTAGTGAAGATTTAAGAGATTATGCTTGGCTAATTTTTATTCCTATCGTAATTTTTATTGTAACTGCGGTATCCAATGGAGCGAATATTACCGATGGACTGGATGGATTAGCAACCGGAACTTCTGCGATAATAGGTGCCACGTTAGGAATCCTGGCCTATGTAAGCGGTAATACTGTTTTTGCAGACTATCTCAATATCATGTATTTACCTAGCACCGGTGAACTGGTGGTATTTATGTCAGCCTTTGTTGGAGCCTGCGTTGGTTTCCTTTGGTACAATTCATTCCCGGCCTATGTATTTATGGGAGATACCGGAAGCCTTGCACTTGGAGGAATCATAGCCGTATTCGCCATTGCCATTCGAAAAGAATTACTCATACCAATTCTATGTGGAATTTTCTTGGTAGAAAACCTTAGCGTAATGATGCAGGTTAGCTATTTCAAATACACCAAGAAAAAATACGGAGAAGGAAGAAGAATTTTCAAAATGTCTCCACTTCACCACCACTACCAAAAATTAGGATACCACGAAAGCAAAATTGTAAGCCGCTTTTGGATTGTAGGCGTCATGCTGGCTGTATTAACCATTGTAACCTTGAAACTACGCTAA
- a CDS encoding TIGR00266 family protein, translating to MQNHEIDYKIIGEEMQVVEIELDPQETAIAEAGNFMMMDEAIQMETIFGDGSQQNSGGFMNKLFSAGKRLIVGESLFMTAFTNVGQGKKRVIFAAPYPGKIIPMDLSKLGGKIICQKDAFLCAAKGVSIGIEFQKRLGTGLFGGEGFIMEKLEGDGMAFVHAGGHIIERELQPGELLKIDTGCIVGFTQNVDYDIQFVKGVKNMVFGGEGLFFATLRGPGKVWVQSLPVSRLAGRILEYGTHRGKEEGSILGGLGNLLDGDGY from the coding sequence ATGCAAAACCACGAAATCGATTATAAAATTATTGGAGAGGAAATGCAAGTTGTTGAAATAGAACTTGATCCTCAGGAAACTGCAATTGCCGAAGCCGGCAATTTTATGATGATGGATGAAGCCATTCAAATGGAAACCATTTTTGGAGATGGCTCCCAGCAAAATAGCGGTGGATTTATGAACAAGTTATTCTCTGCCGGTAAACGATTAATTGTAGGGGAGAGTTTGTTTATGACTGCGTTTACCAATGTTGGTCAAGGGAAGAAGAGGGTCATTTTTGCTGCCCCTTATCCCGGGAAAATTATTCCCATGGATTTATCCAAATTGGGTGGTAAAATCATTTGCCAAAAAGACGCATTCTTATGTGCTGCCAAAGGGGTTAGCATAGGAATTGAATTTCAAAAAAGACTAGGAACCGGATTGTTTGGTGGAGAAGGTTTTATTATGGAGAAGTTGGAAGGTGACGGAATGGCCTTTGTTCATGCAGGTGGACATATTATTGAACGCGAACTTCAACCCGGTGAACTATTGAAAATTGACACAGGTTGTATTGTTGGCTTTACTCAGAATGTCGATTATGATATTCAGTTCGTAAAAGGCGTGAAAAACATGGTTTTTGGTGGTGAAGGCTTGTTTTTTGCCACTTTAAGAGGTCCCGGAAAAGTATGGGTGCAGTCCTTGCCTGTTAGCCGATTGGCCGGTAGAATTTTAGAATATGGAACCCACAGGGGAAAGGAAGAAGGTAGCATCTTAGGCGGCCTTGGTAATTTGTTAGATGGAGACGGATATTAG
- a CDS encoding UDP-N-acetylmuramoyl-L-alanyl-D-glutamate--2,6-diaminopimelate ligase has protein sequence MKLLSEILYKAGLVEVVGTTHLAVTSICFDSRTVEKYSLFIAVKGTASDGHAFISSSIERGAIAIVCEEMPSEFKEGITYVQVKNSSLALGIIASNFYDSPSSKLKLIGVTGTNGKTTTVTVLFNLFTQLGYKCGLISTVKYMVGKAELPSTHTTPDAIKLNELIGLMVSEGCQYCFMEVSSHSVVQHRISGLEFSGGIFSNLTHDHLDYHGTFENYRNAKQEFFTGLGENAFALVNKDDKNGLLMFQNSKASKKTYALQSMADFRCKVIENHISGLILNIDNTEIHTRLVGSFNAYNLTAAYATAMLLGIEKMHALTALSLVEPPPGRFQTIKSLNGITGIVDYAHTPDALENVLKTIQELRQGGETLITVVGCGGNRDAAKRPIMARIAANLSDKVILTSDNPRNEEPEEILSQMKKGLEGDNIRKAITITNRHEAIRTAVMMAGPKDIILVAGKGHENYQEIKGIKHPFDDLLELQNEFKNLI, from the coding sequence ATGAAACTCCTGTCTGAAATATTATACAAAGCCGGTTTAGTAGAGGTTGTAGGGACCACTCATCTCGCCGTGACTTCTATTTGCTTCGACAGCAGAACAGTGGAGAAATACAGCCTGTTCATTGCTGTAAAAGGCACAGCAAGTGATGGGCATGCATTTATTAGTTCATCCATTGAAAGAGGTGCCATAGCAATTGTTTGCGAAGAAATGCCATCTGAATTTAAAGAAGGCATTACCTATGTTCAGGTAAAAAACAGTTCCTTGGCTTTAGGAATAATAGCTTCCAACTTCTACGATTCACCTTCCTCCAAATTGAAATTGATTGGAGTTACCGGTACCAACGGGAAAACTACCACTGTAACTGTTCTATTTAACCTATTTACACAACTTGGTTATAAGTGCGGCTTGATATCCACCGTGAAATACATGGTTGGAAAAGCGGAATTACCATCCACTCACACAACCCCCGATGCCATTAAACTAAATGAGCTTATCGGATTAATGGTTTCTGAAGGATGTCAATATTGCTTCATGGAGGTTAGCTCACACTCAGTAGTTCAACACCGAATTTCTGGACTTGAATTTAGTGGAGGCATATTTTCAAATCTAACTCACGACCATCTGGATTATCATGGAACATTCGAAAATTACCGAAATGCCAAACAAGAATTCTTTACTGGTTTAGGTGAAAATGCCTTTGCATTGGTAAACAAGGATGACAAAAATGGTCTCCTAATGTTCCAAAACTCAAAAGCCAGCAAAAAAACCTATGCTTTACAATCCATGGCAGATTTTAGATGTAAAGTCATAGAAAACCATATCAGTGGTCTAATACTTAATATAGATAATACCGAAATCCATACCCGACTGGTTGGAAGTTTCAATGCATACAACTTAACAGCAGCATACGCCACAGCAATGCTCCTGGGTATTGAAAAAATGCATGCACTAACTGCATTAAGTCTGGTAGAACCTCCTCCAGGTCGTTTCCAAACCATTAAATCTCTTAATGGAATAACCGGAATAGTAGATTATGCACATACCCCCGACGCATTAGAAAATGTATTAAAAACCATTCAAGAATTGCGACAAGGAGGGGAAACCCTAATAACAGTAGTAGGTTGCGGTGGAAATCGCGATGCGGCAAAAAGACCCATCATGGCAAGAATTGCTGCCAACCTAAGTGACAAAGTTATACTCACTTCCGACAATCCAAGAAATGAAGAACCGGAAGAAATCTTATCCCAAATGAAGAAAGGATTAGAAGGGGATAACATTAGAAAAGCCATAACTATCACCAACCGGCATGAGGCTATCAGAACTGCTGTTATGATGGCCGGGCCAAAGGATATCATCCTGGTTGCCGGAAAAGGACACGAAAACTACCAAGAAATCAAAGGCATCAAACACCCCTTTGATGACCTTCTTGAATTACAAAATGAATTTAAAAACCTGATCTAA
- a CDS encoding glycosyltransferase family 2 protein, translating into MDQPEVSIIIVNYNTCDLLRNCIASIYKHSKPVEIEILVVDNDSKDQSEQMVKTEFPKVKWIQTGYNAGFGRANNMGIRAAKGTYGLILNSDTEFFEQTLPVSLQCHRELEKKGPVGVSTCAMVDGEGHVLFNSNTRTPFIKKLWNANPLVIAIQTKLGIKQVDIYQERLAIHSKNHESEWIGGAFLLFNLSVFKELNLYLDEDFFMYGEDIEWCERIRRNGLKHYFYADTKVLHYDGGSPNPSRNRMAQVIISGWLCMKKIKGNAYFFVYCLLFLFNYVLDEILFRLAKAQNRTTEMDTKAKGERIFIWNLLKTYFYTIAMRYRRNPSSAKNYLKYANTTN; encoded by the coding sequence TTGGATCAGCCGGAAGTTTCAATTATTATTGTCAATTACAATACCTGTGATTTACTTAGGAATTGTATTGCCTCTATCTATAAACATTCAAAACCGGTTGAAATTGAAATCCTAGTTGTTGACAATGATTCAAAAGATCAAAGTGAACAAATGGTAAAAACTGAATTCCCCAAGGTTAAATGGATTCAAACCGGTTACAATGCAGGATTTGGCCGGGCCAATAACATGGGAATAAGGGCCGCCAAGGGTACTTATGGACTCATACTCAATTCAGATACCGAATTTTTCGAGCAAACCTTACCCGTTTCCCTGCAATGCCATCGGGAATTGGAAAAGAAAGGACCTGTTGGGGTAAGCACCTGTGCTATGGTGGATGGAGAAGGCCATGTTTTATTTAACTCAAATACCAGAACCCCATTCATAAAGAAACTTTGGAATGCCAATCCTTTGGTAATTGCCATTCAAACTAAATTAGGAATTAAACAGGTAGACATTTATCAGGAACGGTTAGCCATTCATTCCAAAAACCATGAATCAGAATGGATTGGTGGAGCTTTTTTATTATTCAATTTATCTGTATTTAAAGAATTGAATTTGTATTTAGATGAAGATTTCTTTATGTATGGGGAAGACATTGAATGGTGTGAGCGAATTCGCAGAAATGGATTAAAGCACTATTTCTATGCGGATACAAAGGTTTTGCATTACGATGGAGGGAGCCCCAACCCTTCGCGCAACCGCATGGCTCAAGTAATTATTTCCGGATGGTTATGTATGAAAAAAATCAAAGGAAATGCCTATTTCTTCGTGTATTGCCTTTTATTCCTATTCAATTACGTATTGGATGAAATCTTGTTTCGGCTGGCAAAAGCGCAAAACCGAACTACAGAAATGGATACCAAAGCCAAGGGAGAAAGAATTTTTATTTGGAACCTGCTTAAAACTTATTTTTATACCATTGCTATGCGTTACCGACGCAACCCTTCTTCCGCAAAGAACTATTTAAAATATGCCAATACGACGAATTAA